Below is a window of Lacrimispora xylanolytica DNA.
AAAAATAGGAAAGGAGCCGGATTGTATATGGGACGGAAAAAAGCATTAAAAATCGGTTTTGATATTGCTATTTTAGTCAGCGTGGCATGTATTACTTTCCTGATTATCTACCGTGGAGGCTACCCCTTGTGGCTGAAAGTCCTGATTCTTTTATTCGGCCTGTCCGCCGCCGCAGATTTAACACTTCTCCTTGGAGGGAGAGGGTCTGTGAGGGAATATGAAAGGGCAGTCTCATCCCATTCTTTAAAGGCAGGTCAGCTGGTGCTTTTAGATGAACATGACAAACCTTTAAAATCCTGGGATCTGGCTGGAAGAACGGCTCTTATCATTGGAAAGAAGAATGACCAGGAGGACGTGGATGTAGACCTGACGGAATGCGAATACGGTACCTTCATCGATGATCTGCATGGGGTACTAAATTACTGTCTGGATTCCTGGTATATGGAGGATTTAGGTTCGACCAATGGAATTAAGATTAAAAAGGTAGAAGATGGCGGCTGTTATAAGGTAACGAACCGGCCATGCAAAGTTTCGGCGGGAGATGTGATTTATGTTGCCAATACCCGCCTCTTACTGACATAAGAACAAAGATTGGAGATTGATACATGAGCTTAGTAAGATGCCCCAATGGACATGTTTTTAACGCAAGGCGTTACGGCAATACCTGCCCTTACTGCCAGATGAAGCTAAAGGAAGAGGCAGAAGAGAAGAAGCCCCTTGGATTTGAGCCTGCCATGGAGCTTTTGGAGGAGGACATCCTTCCGGTCTGCGGCTGGCTGGTATGTATCTCAGGTGCAAGAGTTGGAATGGACTATAAGATCCACAGCGGAAAGAACTT
It encodes the following:
- a CDS encoding FHA domain-containing protein, whose amino-acid sequence is MGRKKALKIGFDIAILVSVACITFLIIYRGGYPLWLKVLILLFGLSAAADLTLLLGGRGSVREYERAVSSHSLKAGQLVLLDEHDKPLKSWDLAGRTALIIGKKNDQEDVDVDLTECEYGTFIDDLHGVLNYCLDSWYMEDLGSTNGIKIKKVEDGGCYKVTNRPCKVSAGDVIYVANTRLLLT